In Festucalex cinctus isolate MCC-2025b chromosome 1, RoL_Fcin_1.0, whole genome shotgun sequence, the sequence aagacggagttttaaatggatcgctcatatcggccgtcagattaataaaacagaccgataccgatatgtaccaatatgtcaaatatcggccccgattatcggcccgaccgattatcggtctatctctaccgcatatactcgtcttgctcaagctatcttagcttgctagctgctaacaaacagagtgCACAATtgctacacattcctcagcagctgTGCCCAAGTCAAGGTGCCACTGTAGAAACAATACACGTCAAGTCGCGCTTTAGATTTGACTTAACTGAACCAAATGTgtatttgtcttcttgtgtcttgcagatgttggtgaaaaatatcttGGTCCTGAGAAGCAGGAACTGAAGTCtcttcatgttaaaaaggagAAGGAAGAGCATGcttacattaaagaggaggaagagcccCTTCGTGTCAAAgaagaggaggttgaggatgatgtcaccaagtcaccactgACCTTTGTTGCTTTAAAGAGTGACGATAACGGTGAGCATGAGGAggacagaggggcggagccccaaagcagcagctcaactcaATACAGGAAGGCAGAAGGTGATGCAGACCAGTGGGGACCACCACAAGCACAAAATGATGACACAAGGTCACAGTCTGCTGAcactgacgacgacgatgatgaataCGCTAAACGTAACCATGCTGACAACAACCGCtgcaaatgttctcagtgtgggaaaacattcAGTTCAAAAGGGTATTTGAAAGTTCACTTGAGaaaacacactggagaaaaaccttttgcctgcccagattgtggcaaaagcttctctgagaAGCGACGtttaaaaatgcacacaagaacacacactggagaaaaaccttttgcctgcccagactgtggcaaaagcttctccaacaagggaaatttaaaaaaacacgtaagaacacacactggagaaaaaccttttgcctgcccagactgtggcaaaagtttctctcggcagtcacatttaacaagccacacaagaacacacagtggagaaaaaccttttgcctgcctagACTGCGGCAAAAGTTTCTCTcagcagtcacatttaacaagccacacaagaacacacagtggagaaaaaccttttgcctgcctagACTGCGGCAAaagtttctctcagaagtcagatttaacaatccacacaagaacacacactggagaaaaaccttttgcctgcccagactgtggcaaaagtttctctcagaagt encodes:
- the LOC144005967 gene encoding uncharacterized protein LOC144005967, whose translation is MCAKTTPKDKEELFGVKEESEEHLQLLGHVCMQPRVVLRRADVGEKYLGPEKQELKSLHVKKEKEEHAYIKEEEEPLRVKEEEVEDDVTKSPLTFVALKSDDNGEHEEDRGAEPQSSSSTQYRKAEGDADQWGPPQAQNDDTRSQSADTDDDDDEYAKRNHADNNRCKCSQCGKTFSSKGYLKVHLRKHTGEKPFACPDCGKSFSEKRRLKMHTRTHTGEKPFACPDCGKSFSNKGNLKKHVRTHTGEKPFACPDCGKSFSRQSHLTSHTRTHSGEKPFACLDCGKSFSQQSHLTSHTRTHSGEKPFACLDCGKSFSQKSDLTIHTRTHTGEKPFACPDCGKSFSQKSDLTIHTRTHTGEKPFACPDCGKSFSQKSDLTIHTRTHTGEKPFACSDCGKNFSHKSNLTTHTRTHSGEKPFSCPDCGQSFSYKRSLKIHTITHTGEKPFACPDCGKSFSLKGILKTHRRTHTGEKPFSCPDCGKRFSYKRNLKTHRRTHTGEKPFSCPDCGKSFSEKGSLKIHTRTHTGEKPFACPV